TGACGTCCGCACGGCCGCGTTCTGGCTCGCCCGGACCCTGCCGACCTTCCCGCCCGCCGTCCACCTCGGTGTCGTCGACCCCGGCGTCGGTACGGACCGACGGGCGATCGTCGTCCGTGCGGGCGAGCACGCGCTCGTCTGTCCCGACAACGGGCTCTCGCTCCCGGCGGCCCGCGACCTCGCCGACGACTCCGACGAGGGCTCGATCGAGGCGTTCGAGATCGATTCAGCTACCGAGGAGTTCCCCGGGACCGACGGCTCCGGAGCGACGTTCGACGGCCGGGACGTCTTCGCGCCGGCCGCAGCCGCCGTCCACGAGGAGGGGGTCAACTCGCTCGAGGGGATCGCGTGGCTCTCGGCCACCGAGGAGGTCGAGGACCTCGCGTTCCCGGAGCCGGAGATCCAGGGCGAGCGCGCGCTCGGCGAGGTCCTCGTCGTCGACGGGTTCGGCACCGCGATCACGAACGTCCCCGGCGAGTTTATAGAGGAGAACTTCGGCGAGGAGGTCGCGGTGAACGGGACGCGCGTCCCGGCCGAGCGGAGCTACGGGTTCGTGGGACGAGGCGAGGCGCTCCTCACGGTGGGAGGCCACGGCAACGTCGAACTCGCGGTGAACGACGGACGCGGCGACGAGGCGTTCGGCGTCGGGGTCGGTACAGAGATCCGCGTCGACCGCTGATCGCCCCCGCGGTCCGGTCGGGGCTGATTCGCCCTCGCTCAGCCGTTGACGACCGAGCCGCCGTTGACGTGGATCGTCTGGCCGCTCACGTACGAGGAGTCCTCGCTGGCGAGGTAGACGTACGCCGGGCCGAGTTCGCTCGGCTGTCCCGGTCTGCCGAGGGGGACGTTCTGGCCGAACTCGGAGACCGCCTCGGGGTCGAACTGGCCGATCGTCGCCGGGATCAGCGGCGTCCAGATCGGTCCCGGGGCGACCTGGTTGACGCGGATCCCCTCGTCGGCGACCTGCTGGGAGAGAGAGCGCGTGAACGCGACGATCGCCCCCTTCGTCGAGGCGTAGTCGACCAGGATCTCCTTTCCCTCGTAGGCGACGACCGAGGTCGTGTTGACGATCGTATCGCCCTCCTCGAGGTAGGGGAGCGCCGCCCGCGCCATGTAGAAGTAGCCGTGGATGTTCGTCGCGAACGTCTCCTCCCACTGCTCGTCGGTGATCTCGGTCAGGTCGGTCTTCACCACCTGCATCGCCGCGTTGTTCACGAGGACGTTCAGGTCGCCGAACTCCTCGACGACGTCCTCGACCGCCTCGCGACAGAACCCGCTGTCGCGGACGTCGCCCTCCACGAGCAGACACTTCCCTCCCTCCGCCTCGACCATCCTCGCGGTCTCGCGGGCGTCGCCTTCCTCTTCGAGGTAGACGACCGCCACGTCGGCGCCCTCCCGCGCGAAGTGGACCGCCGCGGCCCGTCCGATCCCGCTGTCGCCGCCGGTGACGATCGCGACTTTCTCCTCCAGTTTGCCGCTTCCCCGGTAGTCGTCGCGGATGAACGCCGCTTCGGGCTCCATCTCGCCCTCGACGCCCGGCTGGTCGTCCTGTTCCTGCGGCTCGATCCCCTCCGCCTTCCGTTCCGCTGTCTCCTGGCTCATTGGTATCCCCGACCGGTAACGCACGCCCGATCGGACGCTCACGCTACGACGGCGCGACGGTTGAGCGTGCGCGTTGCACTCTCATGGTCGGCGTCGGCTGTCTGCGTTCGTGTCCGTCGCGAAAAGACCCCGCTCCGCTAGTTCGCCGCGATGACGTCGTCGATGCGGACGATCATCGTCGCGGCCTCGGCGGCGCTTTCCACTGCTTCGCGCTTCACTGCGGCGGGGTCGAGGATGCCCTCCTCGACGGGGTCGCCGATCTGGCCCTTCTCGCCGGTGGCGATCACGCCCGCCCGTCCCTCGCGGTCGTGGGCAGCACGCAGGTCGACCAGCGCGTCGATCGGATCCATCCCCGCGTTGCGCGCGAGCGTCCGGGGCAGGATGTCGATCGCGTCCGCGAACGCCTCGACGGCGAGCTGCTTTCTCCCGGTGATGCCCGCGGCCTCGCTCCGGACGCGCTCGGCGATGGCGATCTCGGTCGCGCCCGCGCCGGGGACGACGCCGCCCTCGTCGAGCGCGGCGGCGACCACGTCGAGCGCGTCGTCGAGCGCGCGCTCCAGTTCGGAGGTGACGTGCTCGGTCGAGCCGCGGACGACGACGGTCACCGACTCGGCGTTCGCGCCGCCCTCGACGAACGCGAGTTCGTCCTCGCCGAAGCGCTCGACGTGGACGTGGTCGACGTGACCGAGGTCGCTGTCCTCGATGTCGTCGACCGAGCCGAGTCGCTTCGCGC
This region of Halalkalicoccus sp. CGA53 genomic DNA includes:
- a CDS encoding SAM hydrolase/SAM-dependent halogenase family protein, producing the protein MITLASDFGSPYPAAMRGVLLSHTDARLVDVAHDFPRGDVRTAAFWLARTLPTFPPAVHLGVVDPGVGTDRRAIVVRAGEHALVCPDNGLSLPAARDLADDSDEGSIEAFEIDSATEEFPGTDGSGATFDGRDVFAPAAAAVHEEGVNSLEGIAWLSATEEVEDLAFPEPEIQGERALGEVLVVDGFGTAITNVPGEFIEENFGEEVAVNGTRVPAERSYGFVGRGEALLTVGGHGNVELAVNDGRGDEAFGVGVGTEIRVDR
- a CDS encoding SDR family oxidoreductase, whose translation is MSQETAERKAEGIEPQEQDDQPGVEGEMEPEAAFIRDDYRGSGKLEEKVAIVTGGDSGIGRAAAVHFAREGADVAVVYLEEEGDARETARMVEAEGGKCLLVEGDVRDSGFCREAVEDVVEEFGDLNVLVNNAAMQVVKTDLTEITDEQWEETFATNIHGYFYMARAALPYLEEGDTIVNTTSVVAYEGKEILVDYASTKGAIVAFTRSLSQQVADEGIRVNQVAPGPIWTPLIPATIGQFDPEAVSEFGQNVPLGRPGQPSELGPAYVYLASEDSSYVSGQTIHVNGGSVVNG